The Streptomyces sp. NBC_00670 genome window below encodes:
- a CDS encoding sensor histidine kinase codes for MSRASQLTTQVVDTSSPALIDAVRLEAALVNQETGIRGYGLSGQRDFLDPYHQGVTDEKDALRRLRPLIKGDDLAAKDLAEVEKLAGQWQRRIARPVAAAPAGAAVPLATERADEGKTTFDSLRRALNRQQTHLRDTRAAASADLSHAATLRNWVFGVIAVSILVVAALVFEGLRRGVTTPLTRIAASAREVARGRFDRPITAEGPADLRRLGTDVEEMRRRLVDELALAERSRLQLDEQAADLRRSNAELEQFAYVASHDLQEPLRKVSSFTQLLQRRYGEQLDERADQYIAFAVDGANRMQVLINDLLAFSRVGRVHNESREVDLDALVERTVGTLSMAAEETGAEITHDELPTVVGDTTQLGMLWQNLLSNALKFREPERPPRIHIEARQEGDMWHFAVRDNGIGIAPEFREKVFVIFQRLHTKDAYPGTGIGLAMCKKVVEFHGGTIGIDPEYGPGTRVFFTLPVLRAVPPATTEEPTA; via the coding sequence ATGTCCCGCGCCTCGCAGCTCACCACCCAGGTCGTGGACACCAGCTCCCCGGCGCTCATCGACGCGGTGCGGCTGGAGGCGGCCCTGGTCAACCAGGAGACCGGCATTCGCGGCTACGGCCTCTCCGGGCAGCGGGACTTCCTCGACCCCTACCACCAGGGGGTCACCGACGAGAAGGACGCCCTGCGCCGGCTCCGCCCGCTGATCAAGGGCGACGACCTGGCCGCCAAGGACCTCGCCGAGGTGGAGAAGCTGGCCGGCCAGTGGCAGCGGCGCATCGCCCGCCCGGTGGCCGCCGCACCCGCCGGCGCCGCGGTTCCACTGGCCACGGAGCGCGCCGACGAGGGGAAGACCACCTTCGACTCCCTCAGGCGCGCGCTGAACCGGCAGCAGACCCATCTGCGGGACACCCGTGCGGCCGCGAGCGCGGACCTCAGCCATGCGGCCACCCTGCGCAACTGGGTCTTCGGCGTGATCGCCGTGAGCATCCTCGTCGTCGCCGCGCTGGTCTTCGAGGGACTGCGCCGGGGTGTGACCACCCCGCTGACCCGGATCGCCGCCTCGGCCCGTGAGGTCGCCCGCGGCCGCTTCGACCGGCCGATCACGGCCGAGGGCCCCGCCGATCTGCGCCGGCTCGGCACGGACGTCGAGGAGATGCGCCGCCGCTTGGTCGACGAGCTCGCCCTCGCCGAGCGTTCCCGGCTACAGCTCGACGAGCAGGCGGCCGACCTGCGGCGCTCCAACGCCGAGCTCGAACAGTTCGCCTACGTCGCCTCGCACGACCTCCAGGAGCCCCTGCGCAAGGTCTCCAGCTTCACCCAGCTCCTCCAGCGGCGCTACGGCGAGCAGCTGGACGAGCGCGCCGACCAGTACATCGCCTTCGCCGTCGACGGCGCCAACCGCATGCAGGTGCTCATCAACGACCTGCTGGCCTTCTCCCGTGTGGGCCGGGTGCACAACGAGAGCCGCGAGGTCGACCTGGACGCGCTCGTCGAGCGCACCGTCGGCACCCTCAGCATGGCCGCCGAGGAGACCGGCGCGGAGATCACCCACGACGAGCTGCCCACCGTGGTCGGCGACACCACCCAGCTCGGCATGCTCTGGCAGAACCTGCTCTCCAACGCCCTGAAGTTCCGCGAGCCCGAGCGCCCCCCGCGCATCCACATCGAGGCCCGCCAGGAGGGCGACATGTGGCACTTCGCGGTGCGCGACAACGGCATCGGGATCGCCCCCGAGTTCCGCGAGAAGGTCTTCGTCATCTTCCAGCGGCTGCACACCAAGGACGCCTACCCCGGCACCGGGATCGGCCTGGCCATGTGCAAGAAGGTCGTCGAGTTCCACGGCGGCACCATCGGCATCGACCCCGAGTACGGCCCCGGTACCCGGGTCTTCTTCACCCTTCCCGTCCTGCGCGCCGTTCCCCCGGCCACGACCGAGGAGCCGACCGCGTGA
- a CDS encoding MMPL family transporter, which translates to MFRRIGNTVVRHPVWTIVAWLIAAVAIVATAPSLPSNSDESSFLPKSYESIKAADLQEKAFPSAFTPSAIALYQRTDGGRLTAADTKDVARITKELGEKHIDQVQKVVPGQPSKDGKYTMTLVQMDSKSAGQPEQADAAKDLRDSVKALTKGTDLEAKLGGSAAQALDQQESSTRGEALIGIGTFVIILVTLLIIFRAPILAVLPLILIGVVSAIANGLIAYATKLFDLQANSSISSILIVVLFGVGTDYFLFLMFRYRERLRAGDEPKQAMVNAVARVGEAIASAAGAVIIAFLALVLSTLGFLKQMGPALAIAVAVTLVAGLTLIPAVVSLIGPKVFWPSKSWQTEPENARFAALGRGVRRRPGLTAAVSGLILVALSLGTLGFNATFDLASGSMPKDKESMVVQDEMQKAYSAGAAAPTDVYLSSTDGKPLDKGSFDAYAKKLGAVDGVSSAKMTQVSKDGATADFTVTLKYEASADKAIDAVGDVRDVAHSAAPEGTEALVGGMSSIYKDIDTAVNHDYRTVFPVAALLIMVILGLLLRSVVAPWYLMASVGLGFGATLGATVWIFQNGQGHSGLMFMLPVIMYLFVVAIGTDYNILMIARLREEAREGRDPREAAGMALRHAGPTVAAAGFILAATFATMMLAGNALLTEMGFAVSFGIAVAAFVMSMFFTPSLTALIGHAAWWPGHGDRIEGTPDTAAPAVGMDRDTPAPDPSGRTH; encoded by the coding sequence ATGTTCCGACGCATTGGGAACACCGTCGTCCGACATCCTGTCTGGACGATCGTGGCATGGCTGATCGCGGCGGTGGCGATCGTCGCCACCGCGCCGAGCCTGCCATCGAACAGTGACGAGAGCAGCTTTCTGCCCAAGAGCTACGAGTCGATCAAGGCCGCCGACCTCCAGGAGAAGGCGTTCCCCAGCGCCTTCACCCCGTCCGCGATCGCGCTCTACCAGCGCACCGACGGCGGCAGGCTGACCGCCGCCGACACGAAGGACGTCGCCCGCATCACCAAGGAACTGGGCGAGAAGCACATCGACCAGGTCCAGAAGGTCGTCCCCGGCCAGCCGTCCAAGGACGGCAAGTACACCATGACCCTGGTCCAGATGGACAGCAAGAGCGCCGGCCAGCCCGAACAGGCCGACGCCGCCAAGGACCTCCGTGACTCGGTCAAGGCACTGACCAAGGGCACCGATCTGGAGGCCAAGCTCGGCGGCTCCGCCGCGCAGGCCCTCGACCAGCAGGAATCGTCCACCCGGGGCGAGGCGCTGATCGGCATCGGCACCTTCGTGATCATCCTGGTGACGCTGCTGATCATCTTCCGGGCGCCGATCCTGGCCGTACTGCCGCTGATCCTGATAGGCGTGGTGTCCGCGATCGCCAACGGGCTCATCGCGTACGCCACCAAACTCTTCGATCTCCAGGCCAACAGCTCGATCTCGTCGATCCTCATCGTCGTGCTCTTCGGCGTGGGCACCGACTACTTCCTGTTCCTGATGTTCCGCTACCGCGAACGTCTGCGAGCCGGTGACGAACCCAAGCAGGCCATGGTCAACGCGGTCGCGCGGGTCGGCGAGGCGATCGCCTCGGCGGCGGGGGCGGTCATCATCGCCTTCCTCGCGCTGGTGCTGTCCACGCTCGGCTTCCTCAAGCAGATGGGCCCGGCGCTCGCCATCGCGGTCGCCGTCACCCTGGTCGCCGGCCTGACCCTGATCCCGGCCGTCGTCTCGCTCATCGGACCCAAGGTCTTCTGGCCGTCCAAGTCCTGGCAGACCGAGCCGGAGAACGCCCGCTTCGCCGCGCTCGGCCGCGGGGTGCGCCGCCGGCCCGGGCTGACCGCCGCGGTCTCCGGGCTGATCCTGGTCGCGCTGTCCCTCGGCACGCTCGGGTTCAATGCCACGTTCGACCTGGCCTCGGGCTCCATGCCCAAGGACAAGGAGTCCATGGTCGTCCAGGACGAGATGCAGAAGGCGTACTCGGCCGGCGCGGCCGCGCCCACCGACGTCTACCTCTCCAGCACCGACGGCAAGCCGCTGGACAAGGGCTCCTTCGACGCGTACGCCAAGAAGCTCGGCGCCGTGGACGGCGTCAGCAGCGCCAAGATGACCCAGGTCAGCAAGGACGGCGCCACCGCCGACTTCACCGTCACCCTCAAGTACGAGGCCTCCGCGGACAAGGCGATCGACGCCGTCGGCGACGTGCGCGACGTCGCGCACTCCGCCGCGCCCGAGGGCACCGAGGCCCTCGTCGGCGGCATGTCCTCGATCTACAAGGACATCGACACCGCGGTCAACCACGACTACCGCACGGTCTTCCCGGTCGCCGCACTCCTCATCATGGTGATCCTCGGACTGCTGCTGCGCAGCGTGGTCGCGCCCTGGTACCTGATGGCCTCGGTGGGTCTCGGCTTCGGCGCCACGCTCGGTGCCACCGTGTGGATCTTCCAGAACGGGCAGGGCCACTCGGGGCTGATGTTCATGCTCCCGGTGATCATGTACCTCTTCGTGGTCGCCATCGGCACCGACTACAACATCCTGATGATCGCCCGGCTCCGCGAGGAGGCCCGCGAGGGCCGCGACCCGCGCGAGGCCGCCGGCATGGCCCTGCGGCACGCCGGGCCGACCGTGGCCGCGGCCGGCTTCATCCTGGCCGCGACCTTCGCCACGATGATGCTCGCGGGCAACGCGCTGCTCACGGAGATGGGCTTCGCGGTCTCCTTCGGCATCGCGGTCGCCGCGTTCGTGATGTCGATGTTCTTCACCCCGAGCCTCACCGCGCTCATCGGGCACGCCGCCTGGTGGCCGGGCCACGGCGACCGGATCGAGGGCACACCGGACACCGCGGCCCCGGCCGTCGGCATGGACCGCGACACGCCCGCCCCCGACCCGTCGGGCCGCACCCACTGA
- a CDS encoding adenylate kinase gives MRRILVVGVTGAGKSTLARAVGRRLDVPCHEMDALYFTGPGWAVNGELTETVARLAAGPSWIVDSLGYPEVRDLLWERADTVLWLDYPRRVVMPRVLRRSLRRTVTRESLFGGNRETWAGWFSREHPAWWAWSQHAGRRREIERRTRDPRFAPLRTLRFPRPGATAEWLRSL, from the coding sequence GTGCGGCGGATACTGGTGGTGGGGGTCACGGGCGCGGGCAAGTCGACGCTCGCCCGGGCCGTGGGACGGCGTCTGGACGTGCCGTGCCACGAGATGGACGCGCTCTACTTCACGGGCCCCGGCTGGGCCGTCAACGGTGAGCTGACCGAGACGGTGGCGCGGCTGGCGGCCGGGCCGAGCTGGATCGTCGACTCGCTCGGCTACCCCGAGGTCCGCGACCTGCTCTGGGAGCGGGCCGACACCGTGCTCTGGCTCGACTACCCCCGGCGCGTCGTCATGCCCCGCGTGCTGCGCCGCTCGCTGCGCCGCACGGTCACCCGCGAGTCCCTCTTCGGCGGCAACCGGGAGACGTGGGCGGGGTGGTTCAGCCGTGAGCATCCCGCCTGGTGGGCGTGGTCGCAGCACGCGGGCCGGCGGCGGGAGATCGAACGGCGCACGCGCGACCCGCGCTTCGCGCCCCTGCGGACACTGCGCTTCCCCCGGCCGGGGGCGACGGCGGAGTGGCTGCGGTCGCTGTGA
- a CDS encoding DUF3140 domain-containing protein — MDDKEREESREEFHELVNMKPAELEKWLASEPSRGAGQHKDGGESTGHASGRRIVDILRTKQGDLSDDDYQHMRKVVGYIRRHLAQRPDGDVRETRWRYSLMNWGHDPLA; from the coding sequence GTGGACGACAAGGAGCGCGAGGAGAGCCGCGAGGAGTTCCACGAGCTGGTGAACATGAAGCCGGCCGAGCTGGAGAAGTGGCTCGCCTCCGAGCCGTCCCGCGGCGCCGGGCAGCACAAGGACGGCGGCGAATCCACCGGCCACGCCTCCGGCCGCCGCATCGTGGACATCCTCCGTACGAAGCAGGGCGACCTGTCGGACGACGACTACCAGCACATGCGCAAGGTCGTCGGCTACATCCGCCGGCACCTCGCCCAGCGGCCCGACGGCGACGTGCGCGAGACCCGCTGGCGGTACTCGCTGATGAACTGGGGGCACGACCCCCTGGCGTGA
- a CDS encoding protein kinase domain-containing protein yields MPLSTGESDSVGSVGGYELVERLGSGGMGVVYLARAASGRLVAVKVVHAQYAQDEEFRARFRQEVAAVRRVSGAFTAPVVDADPDAEQPWMATMYVPGRTLAGVVAEDGPLGGRALRSLALGLVEALRDIHQAGVVHRDLKPSNVLMAEDGPRVIDFGISRAADNQALTATGRLIGTPPFMSPEQFAAPRDVTAASDVFSLGSLLVFAATGKGPFDADSPYLTGYQVMHEQPTLEGVAEPLRSLAERCLAKDPASRPQLAELHELFRSLPDTPAAPGTPAPVPRPAPRGGRGRRLAVLGAALVTVVAGVTAYRLVSGPEDDDKTPAASATHPAAVLPAGWQPWRTGLTRPVTNESPSHDVDAVDAGCVASGTALYCAGTGFTVARVDAATGRLGWTYGNSAEAAERPLGVRDGLVYTYEQPDESEVYAARTLVALDAGTGKRVWSRAIDASHTAALFNGGILAVPRGSSDVMALDAKTGKPKWRTPAKSSAGTGCGPLVLGGAPYAVCVDAENPATGPAALVHLDPGDGTAHELTHLSQRAVPLGAVSAQPLFALRKHTDTESEGGRDEEYDDLIRVDPISGALIHVRLPDTPRGTPTLLNGMVYFVRPDGTVTAYSSNGPRLWQRDTGIENLSAPARSTTRDALYLANRYGRLVALDRTTGAVRWTTAKLDGLGTAAENTLPNVLTVKDALVAVAGDTAFSVDPDHPSHTAAK; encoded by the coding sequence ATGCCGTTGAGCACCGGGGAATCGGATTCCGTCGGGTCCGTGGGCGGTTACGAGCTGGTCGAACGGCTCGGCAGCGGCGGCATGGGCGTCGTGTATCTGGCGCGCGCGGCCTCGGGGCGGCTCGTCGCCGTCAAGGTGGTGCACGCGCAGTACGCGCAGGACGAGGAGTTCCGGGCCCGGTTCCGGCAGGAGGTCGCGGCGGTCCGCCGGGTGAGCGGGGCGTTCACCGCGCCCGTCGTGGACGCCGACCCGGACGCCGAACAGCCCTGGATGGCGACGATGTACGTGCCGGGCCGCACACTCGCCGGCGTCGTCGCCGAGGACGGGCCGCTCGGCGGACGGGCGCTGCGGTCGCTGGCGCTGGGGCTCGTCGAGGCGCTGCGGGACATCCACCAGGCCGGTGTCGTGCACCGGGACCTCAAGCCGAGCAATGTGCTGATGGCCGAGGACGGCCCGCGCGTCATCGACTTCGGCATCTCGCGCGCCGCCGACAATCAGGCGCTCACCGCGACCGGGCGGCTGATCGGCACCCCGCCGTTCATGTCCCCGGAGCAGTTCGCCGCGCCCCGGGACGTCACCGCCGCCTCCGACGTGTTCTCGCTGGGTTCGCTGCTCGTGTTCGCGGCGACGGGCAAGGGGCCGTTCGACGCCGACAGTCCGTATCTGACGGGATATCAGGTGATGCACGAGCAGCCGACCCTGGAGGGGGTCGCCGAGCCGTTGCGTTCCCTCGCCGAGCGCTGCCTGGCCAAGGACCCGGCGTCGCGGCCCCAACTGGCCGAACTGCACGAGCTGTTCCGCTCCCTGCCGGACACGCCCGCCGCCCCCGGCACCCCGGCCCCCGTCCCGCGGCCCGCGCCCCGCGGAGGCAGGGGCCGCCGTCTCGCCGTCCTCGGCGCGGCCCTGGTCACTGTCGTGGCGGGGGTGACGGCGTACCGGCTGGTGTCCGGCCCGGAGGACGACGACAAGACGCCCGCCGCCTCCGCCACCCACCCGGCCGCCGTGCTGCCCGCCGGCTGGCAGCCCTGGCGGACCGGTCTCACCCGCCCCGTGACGAACGAGTCCCCGAGCCACGACGTGGACGCGGTCGACGCCGGCTGCGTGGCGAGCGGCACCGCGCTGTACTGCGCGGGCACCGGCTTCACGGTCGCGCGCGTCGACGCCGCCACGGGCCGCCTCGGCTGGACGTACGGCAACAGCGCGGAGGCCGCCGAACGCCCCCTCGGCGTGCGTGACGGGCTCGTCTACACCTACGAGCAGCCCGACGAGAGCGAGGTGTACGCGGCCCGGACACTGGTCGCCCTCGACGCCGGCACCGGCAAGCGGGTCTGGAGCCGCGCCATCGACGCGAGCCACACCGCCGCCCTGTTCAACGGCGGCATCCTGGCGGTGCCGCGGGGATCGTCCGACGTCATGGCCCTGGACGCCAAGACCGGCAAGCCGAAGTGGCGGACCCCGGCCAAGTCGTCGGCCGGCACCGGCTGCGGCCCCCTGGTGCTGGGCGGCGCCCCCTACGCCGTCTGCGTGGACGCCGAGAATCCCGCCACGGGCCCGGCGGCCCTCGTCCATCTGGACCCGGGCGACGGCACGGCACACGAACTCACGCACCTCTCGCAGCGGGCCGTGCCGCTCGGCGCCGTCAGCGCACAGCCCCTGTTCGCCCTGCGCAAGCACACGGACACCGAGTCGGAGGGCGGGCGGGACGAGGAGTACGACGACCTCATCCGGGTCGACCCGATCAGCGGCGCCCTCATCCACGTCCGCCTCCCCGACACCCCGCGCGGTACCCCGACCCTCCTCAACGGCATGGTCTACTTCGTCCGCCCCGACGGCACCGTCACGGCCTACTCCTCCAACGGGCCCCGGCTGTGGCAGCGCGACACCGGGATCGAGAACCTGTCCGCCCCGGCCCGGTCGACGACCCGCGACGCCCTCTACCTCGCCAACCGCTACGGGCGCCTGGTCGCACTCGACCGCACCACCGGCGCCGTCCGCTGGACCACGGCCAAGCTCGACGGCCTCGGCACCGCGGCCGAGAACACGCTCCCGAACGTGCTGACGGTGAAGGACGCGCTCGTCGCGGTGGCGGGCGACACGGCCTTCTCCGTCGACCCGGACCACCCCTCGCACACCGCCGCGAAGTGA
- a CDS encoding LLM class F420-dependent oxidoreductase: MAQRDRMGRIGVWSGAWSRALGGDGPAYTGAYDEAAAELDTLGFGTLWLGGNPSVGYAARVLGATPRITVATGILSIWEHEAADVAARRAEVERAHPGRFLLGLGVSHSALAPRYARPYSAMRDYLTALDGAAEPVPADGRVLAALGPRMLELARDRAAGAHPYLVTAGHTASAREALGPEPLLAPELKVVLDTDPDRARATARAYLGRYLALPNYTGNLLRSGFTEDDVRDGGSDRLVDAVFALGDEGAVVRKAEEFFAAGADHLALQVVTEDPLAALPRAQWRRLAAALLG; the protein is encoded by the coding sequence ATGGCACAGCGTGACCGTATGGGCAGGATCGGCGTGTGGAGCGGCGCGTGGAGCCGTGCGCTCGGCGGCGACGGCCCGGCGTACACCGGCGCCTACGACGAGGCCGCCGCCGAACTCGACACGCTCGGCTTCGGCACGCTCTGGCTGGGCGGGAACCCGTCCGTCGGGTACGCGGCCCGGGTCCTCGGGGCGACGCCCCGCATCACCGTGGCGACCGGCATCCTGAGCATCTGGGAGCACGAGGCGGCGGACGTGGCCGCCCGACGCGCCGAGGTCGAGCGGGCGCACCCCGGGCGTTTCCTGCTCGGGCTCGGCGTGAGCCACAGCGCGCTCGCCCCGCGCTACGCGCGCCCGTACTCCGCGATGCGGGACTACCTGACGGCGCTGGACGGCGCCGCCGAGCCGGTACCGGCGGACGGGCGGGTCCTGGCGGCGCTGGGCCCGCGGATGCTGGAGCTGGCCCGCGACCGGGCCGCCGGCGCGCACCCGTACCTCGTCACCGCCGGGCACACGGCGTCCGCCCGTGAGGCGCTCGGCCCGGAGCCGCTCCTCGCACCGGAGCTGAAGGTCGTTCTGGACACGGACCCCGACCGCGCCCGCGCCACCGCCCGCGCGTACCTGGGGCGCTATCTGGCGCTGCCCAACTACACCGGCAATCTGCTGCGTTCGGGTTTCACCGAGGACGACGTGCGGGACGGCGGCAGCGACCGTCTGGTGGACGCGGTGTTCGCGCTCGGCGACGAGGGGGCCGTCGTCCGCAAGGCGGAGGAGTTCTTCGCGGCCGGCGCGGACCACCTCGCGCTCCAGGTCGTCACCGAGGACCCGCTCGCCGCCCTGCCGCGTGCGCAGTGGCGCCGGCTGGCGGCCGCGCTGCTCGGCTGA
- a CDS encoding VOC family protein — protein sequence MTSHPRHRLAATVLDAPDARELAAHYRALLDWQATEDGPDWVTITPPGGGTGLSFQTEPDYVPPHWPTTPDRQQMMLHLDIEVDDLTAAVDRAVALGATPAEFQPQDDVRVLLDPVGHPFCLFVREAEAGG from the coding sequence ATGACGAGCCACCCGCGCCACCGACTGGCCGCCACCGTCCTCGACGCACCGGACGCACGCGAACTGGCCGCCCACTACCGCGCACTGCTCGACTGGCAGGCGACGGAGGACGGACCCGACTGGGTCACGATCACCCCGCCCGGGGGCGGCACCGGCCTCTCCTTCCAGACCGAGCCGGACTACGTGCCGCCCCACTGGCCCACCACCCCCGACCGGCAGCAGATGATGCTGCACCTGGACATCGAGGTGGACGACCTGACCGCCGCCGTCGACCGCGCCGTCGCGCTCGGCGCCACGCCGGCCGAGTTCCAGCCGCAGGACGACGTGCGGGTGCTGCTGGACCCCGTGGGGCACCCGTTCTGCCTCTTCGTACGGGAGGCGGAAGCCGGTGGCTGA
- a CDS encoding DUF2945 domain-containing protein, whose translation MAKSRDQGKKLKKGDKVAWKSHGSEAEGTVEKKLTERTEAAGRTVDASSEDPQYQVRSEKSGKSAVHKPSALKTPKKK comes from the coding sequence ATGGCGAAGAGCCGGGACCAGGGCAAGAAGCTGAAGAAGGGCGACAAGGTCGCCTGGAAGAGCCACGGCAGCGAGGCCGAGGGCACGGTGGAGAAGAAGCTCACCGAACGCACCGAGGCTGCCGGACGCACGGTCGACGCCTCCTCCGAGGACCCGCAGTACCAGGTGCGCAGCGAGAAGTCCGGCAAGTCCGCGGTGCACAAGCCGTCCGCGCTGAAGACGCCGAAGAAGAAGTGA
- a CDS encoding LysR substrate-binding domain-containing protein, producing MTGSEETPPAFRLAYVPGVTPAKWARIWTERLPGTPLTLLQVPAAEAPGTLRDGTADAGFVRLPVDREVFSAIPLYTETTVVVVPKDHVVTAAEEVTLDDLADEVVLHPLDDVLGWDTPPGEPAFERPATTEDAVELVAAGIGVLVVPQSLARLYHRRDLTYRPVTDAPRSGVALCWPEEATTDLVEDLIGIVRGRTVNSTRGRQRPQEEQSAQRKPATGGTRTGGGTGAKAGKAKAGGAKSGGAKAGGGKSGGGPRTGRTGGGKRGGRPRRG from the coding sequence GTGACAGGCTCGGAAGAAACACCCCCCGCGTTCCGCCTCGCGTACGTGCCGGGGGTGACGCCGGCGAAGTGGGCGCGGATCTGGACCGAGCGGCTGCCCGGCACCCCGCTCACCCTCCTCCAGGTACCCGCCGCCGAAGCCCCCGGCACCCTGCGTGACGGTACGGCCGACGCGGGCTTCGTACGGCTTCCGGTGGACCGCGAGGTCTTCAGCGCGATTCCCCTCTACACGGAGACGACGGTGGTCGTCGTCCCGAAGGACCACGTCGTCACGGCGGCCGAGGAGGTCACCCTCGACGACCTCGCCGACGAGGTCGTCCTCCACCCCCTCGACGACGTCCTCGGCTGGGACACCCCGCCCGGGGAGCCCGCCTTCGAGCGCCCCGCGACCACCGAGGACGCCGTCGAGCTGGTGGCGGCCGGCATCGGCGTGCTCGTCGTACCGCAGTCGCTGGCCCGGCTGTACCACCGCCGGGACCTCACCTACCGTCCGGTCACCGACGCACCGCGGTCCGGCGTCGCCCTGTGCTGGCCGGAGGAGGCCACCACCGACCTCGTCGAGGACCTGATCGGCATCGTCCGCGGCCGGACCGTCAACAGCACCCGGGGCAGACAGCGGCCGCAGGAGGAACAGAGCGCACAGCGCAAGCCGGCCACGGGCGGAACCAGGACCGGCGGCGGCACCGGAGCGAAGGCAGGCAAGGCGAAGGCAGGCGGAGCGAAGTCCGGCGGGGCGAAGGCGGGCGGCGGGAAGTCCGGCGGCGGCCCCCGCACGGGCCGGACCGGCGGCGGCAAGCGCGGCGGCCGCCCACGCCGCGGCTAG
- a CDS encoding PP2C family protein-serine/threonine phosphatase: protein MTPLPPGARDTGGPRILLVEDDAGDALLVEELLFDTDLDHTLVQCRTIAEARAELTARPADCVLLDLHLPDVSGLETIDAVRDTGTQAAVIVLTGLAESHAGVEALAAGAQDYLVKGKVDPELLQRAVRYAVQRKQSELAGVALHEGRLRAQENARLERGLLPLPLLTSPRVTTTTRYFPGREQALLGGDFLDVVQTEDGLVHAVVGDVSGHGPDAAALGVCLRIAWRALTLGGHRGHGLLHLLEQIHLAERAHHDLFTTCTLITADLAAGTATIHLAGHHEPLLLDRDGPQVVKAAHGLALGILPGTEHWPATTVALPPAGALLVYTDGLIEGYTDGGTGEFGAAPGGAGGGERLGTEGLLRILARTTADDPGTHLDRLISTVRTLNADRHTDDIAVLRLDWSAPGQTG from the coding sequence GTGACTCCCCTCCCACCCGGTGCCCGTGACACCGGCGGCCCGCGGATCCTGCTGGTCGAGGACGACGCGGGCGACGCGCTGCTGGTCGAGGAGCTGCTCTTCGACACCGATCTCGACCACACCCTCGTGCAGTGCCGCACCATCGCCGAGGCCCGCGCCGAGCTCACCGCCCGCCCGGCCGACTGCGTCCTGCTCGACCTGCACCTGCCCGACGTGTCAGGGCTCGAGACCATCGACGCGGTCCGGGACACCGGCACCCAGGCGGCCGTCATCGTGCTGACCGGCCTGGCCGAGTCGCACGCCGGGGTCGAGGCCCTGGCCGCGGGGGCACAGGACTACCTCGTCAAGGGCAAGGTCGACCCCGAGCTGCTGCAACGCGCGGTCCGCTACGCCGTCCAGCGCAAGCAGTCCGAGCTCGCCGGGGTCGCCCTGCACGAGGGCCGGCTGCGCGCCCAGGAGAACGCGCGCCTGGAGCGGGGGCTGCTGCCCCTGCCGCTGCTCACCTCGCCCCGCGTGACCACCACGACCCGGTACTTCCCCGGCCGCGAACAGGCCCTGCTCGGCGGTGACTTCCTCGACGTCGTCCAGACCGAGGACGGGCTCGTGCACGCGGTCGTCGGCGACGTCAGCGGCCACGGCCCCGACGCGGCCGCCCTCGGCGTCTGCCTGCGCATCGCCTGGCGCGCGCTGACCCTCGGCGGCCACCGCGGGCACGGACTGCTGCACCTGCTGGAACAGATCCACCTCGCCGAACGCGCCCACCACGACCTCTTCACCACCTGCACCCTCATCACCGCCGACCTGGCCGCGGGAACCGCCACCATCCACCTGGCCGGGCACCACGAGCCCCTGCTCCTCGACCGGGACGGCCCCCAGGTGGTCAAGGCCGCCCACGGCCTCGCCCTGGGCATCCTCCCCGGCACCGAGCACTGGCCGGCCACCACCGTCGCCCTGCCGCCCGCCGGCGCCCTGCTCGTCTACACCGACGGCCTCATCGAGGGGTACACGGACGGCGGCACCGGCGAGTTCGGCGCGGCCCCGGGCGGCGCGGGCGGTGGAGAGCGGCTGGGCACCGAGGGGCTGCTGCGCATCCTCGCCCGGACCACCGCGGACGACCCCGGCACCCACCTGGACCGCCTGATCAGCACCGTGCGGACGCTCAACGCCGACCGGCACACCGACGACATCGCCGTCCTCCGCCTGGACTGGTCCGCACCGGGACAGACCGGCTGA
- a CDS encoding response regulator → MIAPASTHPHDVLLVEDDLADAMLIQDALAERGARNLTQVEDGMAALDHLRAPGTPRPDLIVLDLNMPRMNGREFLAIVKEDPELRTIPIVVLTTSSAPDDVAGAYRQHANAYVTKPVNLAEFEEAVRSIDSFYLDVAAKPPRED, encoded by the coding sequence ATGATTGCGCCCGCCTCGACCCACCCTCACGACGTGCTGCTGGTCGAGGACGACCTCGCCGACGCCATGCTCATCCAGGACGCCCTGGCCGAGCGCGGGGCCCGCAACCTCACCCAGGTCGAGGACGGCATGGCCGCCCTCGACCACCTGCGCGCCCCCGGCACCCCGCGGCCCGACCTCATCGTCCTCGACCTGAACATGCCCCGCATGAACGGCCGCGAGTTCCTGGCCATCGTCAAGGAGGACCCGGAACTGCGCACCATCCCCATCGTGGTGCTCACCACCTCCTCGGCGCCGGACGACGTGGCGGGTGCGTACCGCCAGCACGCCAACGCGTATGTCACCAAGCCGGTGAACCTCGCGGAGTTCGAGGAGGCCGTGCGCAGCATCGACTCCTTCTACCTGGACGTCGCGGCCAAGCCGCCGCGGGAGGACTGA